The Bradyrhizobium sp. CCBAU 051011 DNA segment CGCCGATATCGAGGCCAACCGCAACGTCGTGGCAATCGTGCTCGCCGCCGGCCGCTCGACGCGGATGGGCGGTCCCAACAAGCTCTTGGCCGAAATCGACGGCAAAAAACTGGTGCGGATCGTCGCCGAGCAGGTGCTCGCCTCGAAGGCAACCGAGGTGATCGTCGTCACCGGCCATCAGGCCGAGTTGGTCGAGCAGGCCCTGGCGGGCCTCAATGTAAAGTTCGTCCGCAATCCCGATTTCGCCGGCGGGCTCGCGTCATCCGTCAAGGCCGGCATCGCTGCGGTACCCGAAAACGCCGACGGCGCCATCGTCTGCCTCGGCGACATGCCGCTGATCTCGGCAAAGCTGATCGACCAGTTGATCGAAACCTTCGCGCCGGACCGCGGCCACCTGATCGCCGTCCCCGTCAGCGACGGCCGCCGCGGCAATCCCGTGCTGTGGTCGCGCCGCTTCTTCAAAGAATTGATGACACTCGACGGCGACGTCGGCGCCCGCCACCTGATCGCCAAGCACGCCGAAGCGGTGGCCGAAGTCGCAGTCGACGGCCAGAGCGCATTTCTTGATATCGACACCCCGCAAGCGCTGGAAGCGGCGCGGCGGGGGTAATCCGTAGGGTAGGCAAAGGCGCACTTGCCCCGTGCCCACCATGCATCCGCAAACTCGAAAAGAATGGTGGGCACGCTTCGCTTTGCCCACCCTACAAAACCTCCCATTCACCAAGTGGAAACTTCCCCGCAGCTAGATTCTCCCGTTACCTCGGGGGAGGGGATTTTGATCGTTTCGACCGTCGCGGCACAGCGCCGGGCGCTGTTCGTCGTTGCAATGACGCTGATACTGGCCGTCTCGAGCACCATCACCAAGGCGTGGGCAGCCGGCGCGCTGGCGGTCGGCAAATGCGGCGCCTATGGCCAGGCCTATGACTATCCGGCCGAGGCCGACGCGCGCACCGCGGCGCTGAAACAGTGAAAGGGCAACTGTACCGCCATTGCCATGAAGCGCGCCTGCGCAGCCCTTGCCGTCGACATGACCAATCCCTGCGGCGCCCACGGCTATGCCGTGAAGCCGAAGATTTCAAGCTCGCTCAACGCCGCCACCAGGAAGTGCTACGAATTCGGCGGCAAGGAATGCGTCATCCGCGCCTGGGCCTGCGACGCCAAGGGATAGCAAAGGGCATGCACCCATGTGTGGCCCCGACGATCGAGGTCGCAAACAACCTCGATCGGGAAGCGGGAGGCCGCACCACTGAGCCAATTTCTAAGCTCGACGTCTCGAAAGCCTAGCCCGCCTTTCGCAGCTTCAGGCTCTCGTAGAACGCGGTTTCGAAGTTCATGTAACCGACGAACGAAGCCGGATCGCCGAAGGGCAGAATTTGTGTGGCCCAGAATCCGCCAATGCCATTCGCCCGGTCGATCCAGTAGAAGAGATTGGCAAGACCGGCCCAACCGAGAGCACCGGCTGGGCGTCCGGTAGGCGCCTGTTGGTCGTTGATCATGAATGTCAGCGCCCAGGACTTCGACTGGCCTGGAAAGAATTCCGCGTCATTGGACAGCGAGGGGATGACACCCGGAAGGGCCGTCACCTTCTTGTCGCCCAGGTGGTTCTGCGCCGCCATGCGTACGGTCTCGGGCTTCAGCACGCGGCCATTCTCGCCGGCACCATCGTTAAGCCACATGCGGATGAAGCGCATGTAGTCGCCGACGGTGGCGTAAAGGCCATGGCCGCCCATGTGAACTTCCGGGTTGGCAGGAAGCTCGAAGTCCATTGGCGTGAGCGAGCCATCGGCGCCGCGCGCATGCACCCCGGCCAGCTTGCCGCGCATTGCCTCGGTGAGCTCGAAGGTCGTGTCCTTCATTCCGAGCGGCTCGAATATGCGCGCCTTGAACACGTCGCCGAGCCGCTTTCCGGTGATGGCCTCGACGATTTGGCCGCACCAGTCGATATTGGTTCCGTATTCCCATTTGTCGCCCGGATCGAACAGCAGCGGGGTCATCAGCGACGCCTTGGACGAGGTGATGACGCTGGATTGCCCTTTCTCCTGTGCCAGGCGATTATAGGTTTGGCTGAAGAAGTCGTAACCGAAGCCGGCGGTGTGAACCATCAGCATGCGCGTGGTCACATCGCGCTTCGGGGGGCGTAACCTCGGCTCGCCCTTGGCATCGAAGCCATCGATGACCTGAAGCTTGCCGATGTCGGGCGCGTAGGTCTTGGCAGGCGCATCGAGATCGAGCTCGCCTTGTTCAACGAGCTGCAGGATCGCCGTGCCGGTGATCGCCTTGGTGGTCGAGAAGATGGCGAAAACGCTGTCCGTCGTCATTTCGGCCGCCTGATCGAGACGGCGCTTGCCGGCCGCGCCCTCGTAGATGTTGCGATGACGGTCTGTGACCATCGCGACGACACCGGGGACGCGCGGGTTTGACGCAACGACCCCATCGAGGACGGCGTTGGCCGCCACATTGAAATTAGTGCTCATCGTCTTCCTCCGCTTTTCGAATGAATGCTGTCGATGGATATCGCGCCGCCTGGAGCTCGCGGCCGGTCGCACGCGACCGCGAGCGGTCGCGCGCACCGTCGTCACGACGCCTGGCGGCGCCGCGCTCATTGCATGGTGAAGCCCGGGTAGCCGTTCGCGGCGACCTCGTTACATTTCTGGTGATAGGTACCTACACCGCCGGTGTAGGACAGCACCCGCCGCGGTTTGCCTTCGACGTTCGAGCCGAGATACCAGGAACTGGTCCTCGCAATGAGTGTCGCATTGGCGGTCTCGTCGTGATGCGCTACCCATTGGTCTTCCGCATCCTTTGTCGGCTCGATGACTTTCAGATTCCGGCTGCGCAGGTACTTGATACAGTCGTCGATCCACTCGACCTGCTTCTGCAGGCACGTCGTCATATTGCACAGGGCGGCCGAGGGAGCGAGCGGCACGGCAGTCGTGAACAGATTCGGGTAGCCGTGAATCTGCAGGCCCATGGTGGTGCGGATATCCGCGCTCCATTCGTCTTTCAATGCCCTTCCACCCCGGCCGCGGATGTCGATGCGCGTCAACGCACCTGTTCCGGCGTCGAACCCGGTTGCCAGAATGATGACGTCCAGCTCGTGGACGGTCCCGTCCGCCGTCTGAAGGCCATCAGGGGTCACGCGCTCAATCGGATTGGTCCTGACGCTGACAATCTCGACATTGGGACGATGGAAGGTCTCCAGGAAACTCTGCTCCAGCGGCACGCGATGCGTTCCGAAACCGTAGTCGGACGCGGACGGAATGAGCAGTTCGCACAGCTTCGGATCCTGGAGCCGCGCGCGCATCTTTTCGCGCACGAATTCGGATATCTGCCGGTTGACCTCATCGTCGAAGAACATCTCGCCGAAGGAGGCGAGCCACAGCTTCAGGGAACCATCGTTCCAGCATGCTTCAAGGACCTCGCGGCGACGCTCGGGCGTGAGATCGGCCCAAGCGTGCTCGAAATCATACTCGAAGCCGGTGAATGTACTCGGCAGCTGCTTGGTGAAAAACTGGAATCGTGCCTTGTAGGCATCGACGTCGGCAGCGCTGTATTTGGGATTCTTCATCGGGATGATGTATTGCGGCGTGCGGATGAAGACCTTCAGATGACCCGCGTCGCTGGCGATCGTCTGGATGACCTGGATGCCGGTCGCCCCGTTGCCCACCACGCCAACGCGCTTGCCGGCAAGACTGACGCCCTCCTTGGGCCAGCGCGCCGTATGGAATAGCTGACCCTTGAACGTCTCCTGTCCCGGAAATCTTGACGTCAGGGGGGCCGAGAGCATGCCGCAGCAGGTGATGAGGAATTGGGCGTCGATCGTATCGCCCGCGTTGGTCAAAATCGTCCAACGCTGCGTCGCCTCGTCGAAATGCGCGCGCTCGACGGTGGTATCGAACTGAATGTCCTTGCGAAGATCGAGGCGGTCGGCGACGTAATTCAGCCAACGCTCGATTTCGGGTTGACCGGGGAATTTCTCGCTCCAGCTCCATCCCTTGTAGAGCTCTTCGGAGAAGAGATATTGATAAATATAGGCTTCCGAATCGAAACGCGCGCCTGGGTAGCGATTCCAATACCAGGTGCCGCCAACGCCGGAGGCGGATTCGATTACTCTCACGTTCAATCCCTGCTCGCGCAGACGGTACAATTGATAAAGGCCGGCGACACCGGCTCCGATGACCACCGCATCGAAAGTCGCCGTCTTCTGCTTCCCGTTACCTCCCCGTGACTCTGTGGCTGCTTGGGTCATGCTTCCCTCCATTGGCATTTGTTGCTGAAAGACACGCGATGTCGTTCGCCCGTCGCGAGACGGACGGCGCGTCTAGTTATCGTTCACGGCAGAACTGGCGGCTGGACGCTTCAGGTGCGCGTCTCTTAATTGCCTGCTCTTATCCGTGTTGGACGAGGAAGCTAATGGCCGTCCTGCGTTCGCGGCTTGGATGAATTCCGCATTCCTTTGAACGAAATGGTGGGGGTTGGAACGGCGTCTGCAATGGCCCTTGGCAAATTGCAAAACGGCCGTATGCTCGCCGGCGCCGTCTGGCCAAGGAATAGAGCGGTCAACCGCCCCAAAATTCCAGATGCGGGAGATACGCGATGGGCCGATTGATCACGGTGGAGGAGCTTCCGAAATATGCCGGCGGCGAACTCAAGCTGGACAGCGTGGCGACGGGCATGCCGGAATTTCGCGTGAGGGTGTTCCGCTATGCCCCGTCCGAGATCCTGGTCCCGGGGGCGGAGAATTATCTGATCGTCAATTATCGGGAAGGCGCGACATCCATGAACCGTCGCGTGAGCGGACCATGGAAGCAGGATCACGTCGGCCGCGGCGTGACGACATTGCTGACGCGCGCGGAGCCTTCGAACTGGGTATGGCGACACGATATTGAAGTGTCTCATTTCTATATCTCGCCCGCGCTGATGATGAAGACGGCAAGCGACGCCTTCGACCGTGACGCGGAGCGCGTCGAACTGCATGACCTGGTGCGCGCAGAGGATCCGGTATTGGCCTGGATCAGCGATCAAATGGTTCAGGAGGTGGCCACCGGAGGGCCGGGCGGGCGGCTCTGCTACGATGCGCTGGCGCTTCAGGCCAACGTGCACATCTTGCGAAAATACGCCTCTGTGCAGTTCAAGTTGCCCTGCGCGCAGGGACGTTTCAGGCCAGCCCATGCGCGGCTGATCGAAGACTACATCGAACAAAACATCTTCCGGAACATCACGCTCGAGGAATTGGCTGGCATCTGCAACTGCACGTCGGTTCAGTTCGCGCGCAAATTCCAGGCGCATTACGGAACCCGGCCGCATGCCTATGTCTTGAAACGCAAGGTGGAACGGGCGTGCCAGCATCTGCGTAAAGATCGTCTGCCGCTCAAGGAGATCGCGCTTCTGAGCGGCTTCGCCGATCAGAGCCATCTCAACCGGGTCTTTCGCCGGCACATGAACGTCACTCCGGCCGAGTATCGCCGGCAGCAGTGAATAGCAATAATGATAGAGACTGCCTTCGGTTGGCTCAGAATGCCGGCCGAATGAGAGCTTGAGTCTTTTTGGGGAAGTTCATGCAATTCGACACCAAGATCGCGGTCGTGATCCGGACCGATCTCGAAGTCTGGCAGAAGCTCAACGTCGCTTCGTTCCTCGCCGGCGGCATCGCCGCATCGTTTCCCGACTGTATTGGCGAGCCCTATGGCGACGCATCGGGCACCAAATATCTGTCGCTGATCGGCCAGCCGATCCTGATCTACGGCGCCGACCGCCCGGCACTGTCCCGCGCGCTGGAGCGGGCGCTGGCGCGCAACGTCACGCCCGCGGTCTATACCGAGGACATGTTCAAGACCACGCATGACGCCGCCAACCGCGAGGTGGTCAGCACGGTGATCCGCGCCGAGCTCAACCTGGTCGGGCTCGCGATGCGTGCCGAGCGCAAGGTGATCGACAAGATCGTCGACGGGCTGAAGTTTCACAGCTAGGGCGTAGAGCGATCATTTACAGCGATCGGCAGAGGTCGCTCTGATGCATGGGTTGTTCACGGTTAGAGATGCGAAAGCCTCGTTCTTTGCTGCCGTGCCCGCAGGATACCGAACGGGTCTTCCCGTTGGGCCAGCCTCCGATAGGTGGCCAGATCATCCTCCTGGATTGCCGGTCGCTCGCCACGTCGCCCAACAGAGCCCATGCCTGGTCCCAACGGCAACGAAGTGCCGACACCCGCATAAAGGTATCGATCACCGTAAGCCCGCTTCAACGCTGCAAATGTCGGCTCGCCGGTGCAGTGGCCCGGAGCGATATTCTCTACCTTGAACGTGTCCTTGAGCGCTGCCACGGCTTTGGCAATGGTCTCGTCCGAGGCGACGACGAGGTGGAACCCGCCGGCGATCAAGCGAATTCTGGGATTGATGGTTGTCGCAGCCTCGACGATCTTTTCGATCCCCGGATGCGCACAGCCGACCACGAGCACGACGCCGTCCGCGGTGTTGACGGCCAGCGACAACTCCTTGAGCTCCCTCGTGCCGGGGGCGTCGGACACTAGTGCAATCAACGTAATGCCGGGGGCAATTTCCGTTGTCTTGTCGATCGGCTCGATATTGGCCCGCTGCCAGGCGGTGCCAAATTTCATGACTTCCGGTGGCTTGCCGTCGTAATAGCGCATCTCCTCCGGTAAGGATTCATCCTTCCGGTATGTTCGCTGCGAAGATGTCCTGGTCGTTGCCTGTGTCGAACAGGATTCGTTTGCCCGATATTTCCACCAGTGCGGAGAAGCCCCAATCCTTTTTCATCGCCGCATCGGTGCCGAAAGCGTCGTAGAGGATGGTGATCTTGCCGGTGGGCTCAGCGGCTGCGATGCGCGTGGAAACCATGATGACGACGCCGGCAAGTGCGACCGCAAGAACAAGGGTTGTGCGAAGTTTCATGGAAGCTCCTCCTCTTCGAGAGACCCCCCATTTGCGCTTGCCTGTAGCTGCCTCCCGCGACCTCGCGATTGGGCGCTAGGTCAGCTCGCCGTCGTGCAGATGGCACATGATCTTCTGATCTGCCGTCGGCGGTCCTCAAGGGACTCTTCCAATCAGGCTGTTTTTGCCAACCGATCAGCGCGCTGGAAAACTACGCCTTGGCTTTGCAGGTGTCACTACGAAAGTCGCGATCGGGATGCGCACCGAGCGCAAGGTGATCGACAAGATCGTCGCCGGCCTCAAGTTTCACGGCTAGTACGCCGTGTTCGAGCCGCAACCGCCTGCTCCCGAAACTTACAGTCCGACAAATCCACGGAGTTTTCTGACCGTCTCGGCAGCGTCCCTGGCTTCCTCGGTTGTCAGGACGG contains these protein-coding regions:
- a CDS encoding serine hydrolase, whose protein sequence is MSTNFNVAANAVLDGVVASNPRVPGVVAMVTDRHRNIYEGAAGKRRLDQAAEMTTDSVFAIFSTTKAITGTAILQLVEQGELDLDAPAKTYAPDIGKLQVIDGFDAKGEPRLRPPKRDVTTRMLMVHTAGFGYDFFSQTYNRLAQEKGQSSVITSSKASLMTPLLFDPGDKWEYGTNIDWCGQIVEAITGKRLGDVFKARIFEPLGMKDTTFELTEAMRGKLAGVHARGADGSLTPMDFELPANPEVHMGGHGLYATVGDYMRFIRMWLNDGAGENGRVLKPETVRMAAQNHLGDKKVTALPGVIPSLSNDAEFFPGQSKSWALTFMINDQQAPTGRPAGALGWAGLANLFYWIDRANGIGGFWATQILPFGDPASFVGYMNFETAFYESLKLRKAG
- a CDS encoding NAD(P)/FAD-dependent oxidoreductase, which encodes MTQAATESRGGNGKQKTATFDAVVIGAGVAGLYQLYRLREQGLNVRVIESASGVGGTWYWNRYPGARFDSEAYIYQYLFSEELYKGWSWSEKFPGQPEIERWLNYVADRLDLRKDIQFDTTVERAHFDEATQRWTILTNAGDTIDAQFLITCCGMLSAPLTSRFPGQETFKGQLFHTARWPKEGVSLAGKRVGVVGNGATGIQVIQTIASDAGHLKVFIRTPQYIIPMKNPKYSAADVDAYKARFQFFTKQLPSTFTGFEYDFEHAWADLTPERRREVLEACWNDGSLKLWLASFGEMFFDDEVNRQISEFVREKMRARLQDPKLCELLIPSASDYGFGTHRVPLEQSFLETFHRPNVEIVSVRTNPIERVTPDGLQTADGTVHELDVIILATGFDAGTGALTRIDIRGRGGRALKDEWSADIRTTMGLQIHGYPNLFTTAVPLAPSAALCNMTTCLQKQVEWIDDCIKYLRSRNLKVIEPTKDAEDQWVAHHDETANATLIARTSSWYLGSNVEGKPRRVLSYTGGVGTYHQKCNEVAANGYPGFTMQ
- a CDS encoding helix-turn-helix domain-containing protein, translating into MGRLITVEELPKYAGGELKLDSVATGMPEFRVRVFRYAPSEILVPGAENYLIVNYREGATSMNRRVSGPWKQDHVGRGVTTLLTRAEPSNWVWRHDIEVSHFYISPALMMKTASDAFDRDAERVELHDLVRAEDPVLAWISDQMVQEVATGGPGGRLCYDALALQANVHILRKYASVQFKLPCAQGRFRPAHARLIEDYIEQNIFRNITLEELAGICNCTSVQFARKFQAHYGTRPHAYVLKRKVERACQHLRKDRLPLKEIALLSGFADQSHLNRVFRRHMNVTPAEYRRQQ
- a CDS encoding DUF2000 family protein produces the protein MQFDTKIAVVIRTDLEVWQKLNVASFLAGGIAASFPDCIGEPYGDASGTKYLSLIGQPILIYGADRPALSRALERALARNVTPAVYTEDMFKTTHDAANREVVSTVIRAELNLVGLAMRAERKVIDKIVDGLKFHS
- a CDS encoding MBL fold metallo-hydrolase; translation: MRYYDGKPPEVMKFGTAWQRANIEPIDKTTEIAPGITLIALVSDAPGTRELKELSLAVNTADGVVLVVGCAHPGIEKIVEAATTINPRIRLIAGGFHLVVASDETIAKAVAALKDTFKVENIAPGHCTGEPTFAALKRAYGDRYLYAGVGTSLPLGPGMGSVGRRGERPAIQEDDLATYRRLAQREDPFGILRARQQRTRLSHL